From Ipomoea triloba cultivar NCNSP0323 chromosome 5, ASM357664v1, the proteins below share one genomic window:
- the LOC116020365 gene encoding zinc finger BED domain-containing protein RICESLEEPER 2-like produces MSYASYNTVDQYSSPSVGSSDLPIDMAEGNKANVDLIGLECDAGKDVTKEVEEVEGDCEPYKKKKQRKKSSIIWQEMTLVKLENGEERVQCNHCNYKLKKQKDGTTTQYKRHLDCCIKRKINLSGQRNICVLPSTQKSESVNGVQSWKYDQARIREVISHMIMVHELPFSFVEYDLFNIVMQTASPYYERISRTTTTKDCWSTYEIEKKRTWIVSCRKELNFVEVLPPHTGTCVCDAIYKCLQEWSIEEKVWTITVDNASYNDSAVRLLHDSLSFHTNLPLDGKLFHIRCCAHILNILVQDGLSEIKSIIENVRDSVKYISASPQRLHSFNEICKQLQVPSKKLILDCCTRWNATFAMLSCALDFKQVFPRYQLRDPNYNCLPSDDDWQRVEEICSLLVHFNEVTQIISGSEYPTSNLFLPELYNIKEILCQKSVSVEPWMKNMAQRMQQKFDKYWGSSNLLLSIAAVLDPRNKMTFIEFSFPVIYSEYEATRQIAIVHDSLYELYKIYLDKYAATSKENDFQAMDTSENCVATTTWKGKGLVVETGRSKFEKFVRNVETVQNVKSELDTYLQDDGM; encoded by the exons ATGTCTTATGCAAGTTACAACACAGTTGATCAATATTCAAGTCCAAGTGTTGGTTCTTCAGACTTACCAATAGATATGGCAGAAGGAAATAAAGCAAATGTAGACCTAATTGGGTTAGAATGTGATGCTGGAAAGGATGTTACTAAGGAAGTTGAAGAAGTGGAAGGGGACTGTGaaccatataaaaaaaaaaagcaaaggaAAAAATCTTCAATTATTTGGCAGGAAATGACATTGGTCAAACTTGAGAATGGTGAGGAAAGAGTGCAATGCAATCACTGCAACTACAAATTGAAAAAGCAAAAGGATGGGACAACCACACAATACAAAAGACATTTAGATTGTTGCATAAAACGCAAGATAAATCTATCTGGGCAAAGGAACATTTGTGTACTTCCATCAACACAAAAATCAGAAAGTGTTAATGGTGTTCAAAGTTGGAAGTATGATCAAGCGAGGATAAGGGAAGTTATATCTCACATGATCATGGTTCATGAATTGCCATTTTCCTTTGTTGAGTATGACCTCTTCAACATAGTCATGCAAACTGCAAGTCCATATTATGAGCGAATTAGTCGAACAACAACCACAAAAGATTGTTGGTCAACTTATGAGATAGAGAAGAAACGA ACTTGGATAGTAAGTTGCAGAAAAGAGTTGAACTTTGTTGAAGTTCTTCCTCCACATACTGGTACATGTGTTTGTGATGCAATATACAAATGCTTGCAAGAATGGAGTATTGAAGAGAAAGTGTGGACAATCACGGTGGATAATGCCTCATATAATGACTCAGCTGTGAGGTTGTTACATGACTCTCTTTCTTTCCATACAAATTTGCCACTTGATGGTAAGTTATTTCATATTCGTTGTTGTGCACACATATTGAACATTCTTGTGCAAGATGGTCTTTCTGAGATTAAGTCTATCATTGAAAATGTGAGAGATAGTGTCAAGTACATTAGTGCCTCACCTCAACGATTGCATAGTTTTAATGAGATTTGCAAACAGCTTCAAGTGCCTAGCAAGAAGTTGATTTTAGATTGCTGCACTAGGTGGAATGCAACATTTGCTATGTTGTCCTGTGCTTTGGATTTTAAGCAAGTATTCCCCCGATATCAACTTCGAGATCCGAATTATAATTGCTTGCCTTCTGATGATGATTGGCAAAGAGTTGAGGAGATATGCTCTTTATTGGTGCATTTCAATGAAGTTACACAAATTATCTCAG gtTCTGAATATCCAACATCAAATTTGTTccttcctgaactatataacaTCAAAGAAATCTTATGTCAAAAGTCTGTAAGTGTAGAACCTTGGATGAAAAACATGGCCCAAAGAATGCAGCAGAAGTTTGACAAATATTGGGGTAGTAGCAATCTATTGCTTTCTATTGCTGCTGTTTTAGATCCTAggaataaaatgacatttattgaattttcttttccaGTCATTTATTCTGAGTATGAAGCTACTAGACAAATTGCTATTGTTCATGATTCTTTGTATGAGTTATACAAGATATATTTGGATAAATATGCAGCAACTtcaaaggaaaatgattttcaggcAATGGATACTTCTGAaaattgtgttgctactactaCATGGAAAGGGAAGGGGCTAGTTGTTGAAACAGGGAGATCAAAGTTTGAGAAGTTTGTGAGGAATGTTGAAACTGTCCAAAATGTGAAGTCTGAACTAGATACTTATTTACAGGATG ATGGCATGTGA